AAGCATATATTACCTGTCGGTTTTTCTCTGGCAAAGCAGTTTGCTCAACCCAAGAGATTGCAAGATCGACATCACTGGAAACTGTTCCCAGAAGCATGACAGCATACAACTCAACAACTTCAATATACTTATCAACTCCCAAGACAGAATAGCTATCACTTCCACCCTTGAAATTCGAACTTGTTTCAGCACTAGCAAGAACATAGCATTGTTCATCCACATATCTCCACTTGCTAAGAAACTCCTCAAGAAACTCTTTGGCGCCTAAAGCTGAAGCTTCTGATATTTGGAAACATACCCTGAAGATTCAATAACGGAAGGAAATTTAGCACCATTGTCCTAGAGGTTCGGATGCCTATCCCAAGGAAAAATGTTATTGTAGCATTGAAACTAgaacttatataatataatacggGTAAGCGTGGATATACAACTTCCATTCAGAAACGAGACCTCAGCAACACTAGCCTCAGAAAATAAGAAAGAAGGGATGAAAGCTGTACACCCATCAGGCAGTAatagtaaaacaaaaaaagttcgagataaaagaaaagggataaaattaaacatttttggCCACCTACGAAGCTGGATTCAGAATGGGATAAAAAGTTGGAAGCagtatataaaacaaaaataagaattgTTTTCAGTGAATAGTTATGTTAATCTCTCCATCATCTCTAAATTCATACATAGGAATTGAGGTATAAtcctcaaaatatatattaaaaaatatagagCATAACACAAATTCATAGGTAACATAgatgaataaaagaaagaaaggattaCCCAGTAAGAAGAACTTGAACAGGGATTGATtcaattgaaacaaataacGTTTTGAGCTCATTCAGAATTGTAGAAGTCCTGCAACGAATAGCATCATAATCAGCTAAAATAAGCAAAAAGAAAGCTATAACATgttcctttttcaattttcccCCCTACCAAACAAAGCTATACCTGGAGAGTTGTTTCAAGGACTGAACCAAGACCATACCAGCAGCCTCCATCGCTTCATACAAATCAAACTCAGAATCATCATCAATCGATACATTGGGACTGCCTCTTTGCTTTATTATGGAAGAAGCTAATGATGCAGCCTCCTCATACATGGAGCAAACCAAGAAGCT
The Gossypium raimondii isolate GPD5lz chromosome 8, ASM2569854v1, whole genome shotgun sequence DNA segment above includes these coding regions:
- the LOC105790159 gene encoding protein APEM9 — its product is MADAIWAEIERSESFLVCSMYEEAASLASSIIKQRGSPNVSIDDDSEFDLYEAMEAAGMVLVQSLKQLSRTSTILNELKTLFVSIESIPVQVLLTGVCFQISEASALGAKEFLEEFLSKWRYVDEQCYVLASAETSSNFKGGSDSYSVLGVDKYIEVVELYAVMLLGTVSSDVDLAISWVEQTALPEKNRQDLLRRLHSLYSTKVTHLPQGSSSHLPLANHESHSSNKGSNVPEGTPKGLKTSSLLNGERDSKQANLKLYGQSHGFLSWFSNITLKFGNHRVVISNGKILIGCLVLLVYYILRRRGISLQRIVKRQALFVKKCLVDLWELAFSYQVNPLAAIQPLSAAT